The proteins below come from a single Mytilus edulis chromosome 5, xbMytEdul2.2, whole genome shotgun sequence genomic window:
- the LOC139524488 gene encoding uncharacterized protein: MATLLLVSFLLGFVFTSTANSISHLSTVQKSVPKISFYPCVIPTVDKLQFCCVTENIHTATVHFYRESSDIGTVHHPCDVVNLYPKYNVSCKSVGTTTVMYLDVFGFNHQTDPTLFGCRYYGKSAGYNLFSSHILTENKGYKFTNITQNSTLTWNQTNNNFKIVNPAGEIIIRKQNSVITVIGNKSKISYTNDVGNFSLILYNTKKEDNGTYVYVTNSKRSGITLVVLDKLDLPIIQNITTSLSSGKIWANMSCKAEQKSGAPLFYRPTFEVLWKYPVDARYGVIQNGSNLILEEVDCSSEYSQPLFCSVRELKGSYSDSQHFYPHTLCTYKPVTVPPPSEDEKNGGLIAGVVILSLLCAVLLIIAYCGKDKVKKCCRSMCGLCRRSPFCICRKCMKDGLDFDIHEPRFQMPHGDFGRHDDLDWRQILDLYSGDHPPTVPPPRPMLSTPRPDQYLPPPRPEALQGTSSSDNTVTFENDESGIDNPDFQDDEETVNGDDITVSDVSTLGATGVDHSTLVREVETCLSHLKKLLNSTENQVQVRRDNIIEDLINIYTDPTILQSYLHINVLGEPGSDWGGVSRDIFTSFWNEATALYFKGNDVHVPYLPPHKMEEERNFLLMGRILAHSTAILGYIPISICKSCMMVTIFNTTHIESNTLLEDFLLFVDLKDRNLIQSALNDFSGLSEDQKEDLQNLFYQFEMGCILKEETFRDQLLNMARNELVLKPRSLCEKLRLGIPEVHFDQFWSQMTIDHISILHARLKPTPEKVVKCLKLAEPLRLLDMKRRKVFQYFKDFIEQLGDEDLQKFLQFITGQNCVPKHTISVQFSNLSGAERRPVAHTCGYLIEIPEAYDNYADFETEFRNVLQSDILRFDVQ, translated from the exons ATGGCTACACTATTACTGGTATCCTTTTTACTGGGTTTTGTATTCACAAGTACAG CAAATTCCATTTCACATCTCTCAACTGTACAGAAGTCTGTTCCAAAGATCTCATTCTATCCATGTGTAATACCAACTGTTGACAAACTCCAGTTTTGTTGTGTAACAGAGAATATCCACACGGCCACTGTCCACTTCTACAGAGAGAGTTCCGACATTGGCACTGTACACCATCCTTGTGATGTAGTCAACCTGTACCCCAAATACAATGTATCTTGTAAGTCTGTTGGCACGACAACTGTGATGTATTTGGATGTCTTCGGGTTTAATCATCAGACAGACCCTACGTTATTTGGCTGTCGGTATTATGGGAAGTCAGCAGGATATAATCTGTTCTCATCTCACA ttttaacagaaaataaaggtTACAAGTTCACTAATATTACCCAGAATTCTACTTTAACATGGAACCAgacaaacaacaattttaaaattgtcaatCCAGCAGGGGAGATAATCATACGAAAACAGAATTCAGTGATTACTGTTATtggaaataaatcaaaaataagtTACACTAATGATGTGGGAAATTTctcattaattttatataatactaAAAAAGAAGACAATGGAACTTACGTTTATGTTACCAATAGCAAAAGAAGTGGGATAACTCTAGTTGTTCTAG ATAAACTTGATTTACCAATTATACAGAATATTACCACCAGTCTATCATCAGGTAAAATATGGGCCAATATGAGCTGTAAAGCGGAACAGAAATCAGGTGCACCTTTATTCTACAGACCAACTTTTGAAGTATTATGGAAATATCCCGTCGATGCCAGATATGGTGTTATTCAGAATGGATCAAATTTGATCCTAGAGGAAGTTGATTGCAGCTCAGAATATTCCCAGCCTTTATTCTGCTCTGTCCGTGAATTAAAGGGAAGCTACTCAGACAGTCAACACTTTTATCCGCACACTCTCT GTACATACAAGCCTGTTACAGTTCCACCGCCCTCTGAAGATGAGAAAAATGGTGGACTCATTGCAGGAGTTGTTATTCTTT CTCTCCTGTGTGCAGTTTTACTCATTATAGCCTACTGTGG AAAAgataaagtaaaaaaatgttGCCGTAGTATGTGTGGATTATGTAGACGAAGTCCATTTTGTATTTGTAGAAAATGCATGAAAG ATGGCCTTGACTTTGACATTCATGAGCCTCGTTTTCAGATGCCACATGGTGATTTTGGTAGACATGATGATCTTGACTGGAGACAGATCCTAGATCTGTATTCTGGAGATCATCCACCAACCGTCCCTCCACCGAGACCAATGTTATCCACCCCACGACCAGACCAATATCTCCCACCACCAAGACCAGAGGCTCTACAAGGGACGTCATCATCTGATAATACAGTAACATTTGAAAATGATG AAAGTGGTATTGATAATCCTGATTTCCAGGATGATGAAGAAACAGTAAATGGTGATGACATTACTGTGTCTGATGTTAGTACTTTAGGGGCCACAGGGGTGGACCATTCAACACTTGTAAGAGAAGTGGAGACAT GTTTATCTCATTTAAAGAAGCTGTTGAATTCTACTGAGAACCAGGTTCAAGTGAGAAGAGACAACATCATAGAAGATCTCATCAATATTTACACTGATCCCACAATCCTTCAGTCCTATTTACATATCAACGTTTTGGGTGAACCTGGGTCTGACTGGGGTGGGGTCAGCAGGGATATATTTACCTCGTTCTGGAATGAAGCGACCGCATTGTATTTCAAAGGTAATGATGTACATGTGCCTTATTTACCTCCACATAAAATGGAGGAGGAGAGAAACTTTCTGTTGATGGGGCGCATCCTTGCTCACAGTACTGCAATTCTTGGCTATATTCCAatatcaatttgtaaaagttGTATGATGGTGACAATATTTAATACAACTCATATTGAATCCAATACTTTATTGGAAGATTTTCTGCTGTTTGTTGATCTCAAAGATAGAAACCTAATCCAAAGTGCTTTAAATGACTTCTCTGGTTTATCTGAAGACCAAAAAGAGGATCTCCAGAATTTGTTTTACCAGTTTGAAATGGGCTGTATACTTAAAGAAGAGACTTTCCGGGACCAGCTGTTAAATATGGCAAGAAATGAACTTGTTTTAAAACCACGATCTCTTTGTGAAAAGTTACGACTAGGAATTCCAGAAGTGCATTTTGATCAATTTTGGTCACAGATGACAATAGATCATATCAGCATACTTCATGCGAGGTTAAAACCAACACCtgaaaaagttgtcaaatgtttgaaattagCTGAACCATTGAGGCTACTAGACATGAAAAGAAGAAAAGTTTTCCAGTACTTTAAAGATTTCATTGAACAGCTTGGAGACGAAGATTTACAAAAATTTCTACAATTTATCACTGGACAAAATTGTGTGCCTAAACATACAATCTCCGTCCAATTTTCTAATCTAAGTGGTGCTGAAAGGAGACCAGTAGCACATACATGTGGCTACTTGATTGAAATTCCTGAAGCGTATGACAATTACGCTGATTTTGAAACAGAATTTAGGAATGTGTTACAGTCAGACATTTTGAGATTTGATGTGcagtaa